The sequence below is a genomic window from Marmota flaviventris isolate mMarFla1 chromosome 9, mMarFla1.hap1, whole genome shotgun sequence.
gTACTTTGCTAATTCCTGCTTTTCTACTTCCACAGCCCCTAAACTCATTGTGGATGCTCTCTCTGCAAAAAAAGTCATATCCTACAATGAGTGCATGACACAAATCTTTGCACTGCATTTATTTGGCTGCATGGAGATCTTTGTCCTCATCCTCATGGCCGCTGAttgctatgtggccatctgtaagccTTTGCATTACCCAAGGATCATGGGGAGGCAGGTCTGTCTCATCTTGATTGTCTTTGCCTGGATAGGGTCCTTTATGCATTCCATTGCTCAGATTATCCTGGCCTTGAGATTGCCCTTCTGTGGACCCAACTTGATTGACAATTACTGCTGTGAACTGCAGCCCTTGTTTAAAATCGCCTGCATGGACACTTATTTGTCGAATCTGCTGTTGGTGACTAACAGTGGGGCAATTTGCTTAGTTAGTTTAACAATTTTGACCATCTCATACATTGTCATCTTGCATTCATTGAGAAACCACAGTgcagaagggaggaaaaaagcgCTGTCCACTTGCACATCTCACATCATTGTTGTTGTCTTGTTTTTTGGTCcctgtatattcatatatacacgcCCCCCAACCACGTTCCCCATGGACAAGATGGTGACAGTATTTTATACCATTGGTACACCCTTCCTCAACCCACTCATCTACACACTGAGGAATGCAGAGGTGAAAAACGCCATGAGAAATCTGTGGCAGGTTAAAACTACATCAGAAATCAGGGGATGAGTTGAGAGTCCAATCTAATACTCATACACTTATGATATGACTGAACCTCTACAAATATTAAATGTGATAATTTGTGATAATTGTGAGAGCAATATGTACTTATAAGTTTGTGGGttctgaatattttatagatgataagCAGTATGAATTccatggtatcttttttttttaaggagctgTTGTGAAATTTAAGTCAGGTAGTTATAGAAAATATTGTGTCTCAACAGGTTATCATCCTTTCCAGCCACTATGGTTCTATGGTCTGGCTACTTCTATACATTCTAAATTCATGTGCCTGCTTTCTTAGAGTTTTCTGTGTTTTGACCTCCGACTGTTAATGTCCCTGACATCTTTACTCCGACTCTTTCTTTCCCTGAGATTCCATTCTGGTACTTGTGAACATGACCTACAAGTCCGTCAATCTTCACTATGATCTGATGAGAAAACATTTATACCATCAGAGCAGCTGAAATTTATAAGTAGACATAAATAAAGTGCAGCCATTTTATTGTGATTATCTCCTCCCTCTGTAAGGGATTCGCAGTAGGTAGCAAGTGTCTTCTTGAACATTCATAGACAAAGGAATTAGCTCTTGGTATCTAAAGTGCCCTTGTCATTTATGACTGGATTGTCTTTGGAAAGTtccatattttcaaataagagGCTGTTTTCACATAAAGTTATTCTAACCTATATATTTCTAACCACAAcattgtgagatttttttttaaaagctaatacTGAAAAGCCTTGagatattcagattttttttttttacagaattaaTGTTTACCATTTGTAGCAAAAGACCCTCTAAATCTAATGTAAATAAAACTACAATAGTGGGCACtgtgaaaactaaataaaactagAGATAGAGAGATACAACATGTTTTCTCAGTTTGAAGAGCAGAAAGGTAGAAACTGACGTGAACCCCAAAGTGATATGACCTATTTTCTTTGAAGTGAATGATGTTGATGAAATTACCATGGACATTCAGAAATACAGCACTTGTGTCTAGAATATGGGCTCAGGGAGAACCCACTACTGCTATGCAaaacccctttctctctccatttataCTACTATGTCCCctttctttatttgttatttttctatgcCTTTCTGTTGTGTGCAGCTtcacaaattaaaatttccattgGTTTTCATGCTAAGAATGGGGAAAAGGACAGGGAACAGTTGTACCTTAGAAGCCTAGGCTTCAGATTATaccctgaaatttaaaaattctttgattttAGTGTAGAGAATTGTACCACATTTTTAGTAACGGTTaccaaattccattttattttttaatactgtgccttataatttatttatttattaaacattaatCATTTAATATCTGTAGCCTTACAATAATTCTTGTTACAGAATCTTCAATTACAGATTTTGCATGCTCTGATCCTAACATACTTTTTGACTTACCCTGAACTTTCTTTGCTTTGCTGCTCCTATAGCCAAAATGAATTCCTTATTATTTCCTGAATGTTCTTTCCTTATTTGAATTTGACACAGTTATTCTACTCCTtagtttatacctaaaggatttaaaattcacatattacagtgacaaagccacataagtgtttatagcagcacaattcacaaaagccaagttaTGAAAGCAACCTAAGTACCCTACAACagatgaacagaaaaagaaaaatgtgctatatatacacagtgggatattactcagccataaagaagaatgaaattatggcatttgctggtaaatggatggatctggatactatcatgctaaatgtATAAACCAGTTCCAAAACatcaaaggcagaatgttctctctgatatgtggtgctaacccataacaagggaggggaagaatagaaattcgttgattagaaaaaggggaacaaagggaagagtggggagatgggaataggaaagacagaagaatgaatcaaaCAACTTTCCATCcttatatgtgaatacaccaccagtgtgactccacattatgtacaaccacaatagcGGGAccctaattggaacaagttattctatgtgtgtataatatataaaaatgtgctcTACTGTCACATGTATCTAGCaagaacaaaaactaaaaataatacgCTGCCttataatttaattgaaaattctTACAACTATTCACCATATCTTACTGCCACAACTGGTTGTTTTAAAGTTAATTCATGCATAAAGGGAGTAATACCCTTTATACTTTATAGACCCTGAAATGAACTGATTCTGTGACAGACTTATCTAATTTACTCATATGTAatacaagacacacacacacacacacacacacacacacacacacacaccaaaggaTTCATAGAACTTTGCATTTTAGAATAATAAATCAAGATCAGaggtagagaaaaaaattaaatattcttaaaatgttgAGGAAAATGAATAGATTATACAACAAGAAATACCTCTAtagggaaagaaaatttaaatagttcTATGTGATTCAAAGcaccataaatatgtatgattattatttgtcatttaaaaaaaaaattctgataaaatgaaggaaaattaacATAATAAATCTAGGATACCATACATATCCCATGAATAAGTTCACAGTGACCAGTTCACTCATATTAAAACACCTAGAACTATGAATTCAAACTATCCTTTCACTTGAAGAATAAGGAGAGAGCCTAATatgtatctgattttttttcttattgttgttatCACATAATTATGtcacacaaaaatatacaaagttaTCTATATCTACtaaggaattaaaaatgaaaatataaagtttagagaaatgaattaatttcctgagaattttcagaataatgttttattttattaatttcttaattatatttatgattggtatttataattacatttattataatttataattatttatattttttggattgaatccaggggcacttaccattgagctacattcctactacttttcctttttaattttgagacaaggtttcatcaagttgctgagcatcttgctaagttgctgacctgacctcaaacttgttgacatctggcctcagcctcccaagttgctggaattacaagtatgcaccacagtgcctggcagaagtaaaattttaaaccTGTTCTTTTAGTCTCCCATGTCAGGAATAACTTCCTCTCCCTACTTTACCCCAAAATTCAAACATTACTGCAAAAGTCCTAAAGAATCCAAGAACATTAGATGAGGTGTGCAATGGTCataatttgttcatattttaactTCAAGAAGGGAGGAAGAATTCAATGTAAGTGTACAAGTTTTGAAATTAGACTGCATTTTCCCAAATTCTATGCTTCTTTATCTGAGGTGAGAAACttaatatttattgtcttttttaaatttgggggggtgtttattgattgattgtttagtgcattatagttttacatattaGTGGGGCCATTATAACCTAATAATAtatgcatgaaatattttttgcTCAATTACAGTCCTCAATgctcccccactcccctcccctcattcccctACCTCTATACTATTATTCCTTCTATTcacttagtattttttaattttttgttttataggtATACATAAGGGTGGAATTCACTGGTGCATTCATATATGCTCATAGCatcatttggtcaatttcattgtacagttgctttttgtttttccttcctcctaACACCTGAATCCATTGATTACATCATTCAttgatctttttccttttccattggGGTTTCCTCTTTATTCATCTTATTTTGCTTATATGAGGGAAAATATTTGAtccttgactttttgagtctagcttatttcactcagcatgatgttctccatccatttacctgcaaaagccataaTTATAATTCCAcacttctttatgactgagtaaaactccattatgtagaTCTACTTATTTACTTAATCTTTAAACAACTGGAAGTAAACAGattcctaaataaataattatttcatgaaaaaagaaaatctcaagaaaaaaatattttaatagacttaataaaaatgataatgtaaCAGATCAATACTTGCAGAGCATTGTTAAAACACTGCTGACTGGGAAATTGATGGCAATAAATATATGCATGAGAAAAGTCTGAAATGTATAATCTTTGAATGGTATTGAGAagaattagaaaatgaagaagaaaggatCAGTACATTTGAAGAAAAGTCAGTAGAAAATATACAAACTAAATACCaaagaaaaggtttttaaaaCTGAACCAAGACCCAAAGTAGTAAATGTAAGAATAAAATATCTAACCTCTATTAAAATGGAGTGCcagaaaaatggagagagagagagagagaaaatgcgGCAAATTTTTGAGgagatatatgtaaaatttaatattaaataaggAACATATAGACAAAGAGAGATAAgtatatatggaaatatgtgtatatacttCATAAATCCATGAATATATGTagaaatatatggaaagaaagagaGTCAGCCAGATACTAAAAGTCATTctacattatataaaaatgaaaaatatgagcAATAATGGCTGACACTTATTAGAAACTGGGAAGGCTATGATGAAAAATGAAGGCACAAAGTacctaaaagacaaaaaaaaaaaaaaaaagaacaacaaaaatatcaatgcaagtgtaccttttcccccacatccttgtgaATGtgtattgttgcctgtattcttgataattgccattctgacaggagtgagatgaaatcttagagaagttttgattttcaGAAGAGTAAAATGTTGACATACGCCAGTAAATGAtaggagttggagaatatcatgctaagcaaaataagccaatcccacaaaaccaaaggccaaatgttttctctaatatgtgagtgctaattcacaataaggcgagGAGCACTAGGAAAGactagcgttaccttagattagatagagggaagtgataggaggggatgggagaggatgtggggataggaagacagtagaatgaaacagacattattgctgtgtgtatatatgtgacttcATGACCactatgattctgcaacatgtacactcagaaaaatgagaaattatatcccatctatgtatgatatatcaaagtgcataaatgcatcctactgtcatgtataattaattaaaacattataaaaaagagatccacaaaaatatatattaagtgaatatagtcttttaaaatgtaagcaaCATTATAATATTTTCAGATAATCAAAAGTCAAAATACAAGGCGAAGGTATCATGTTAAAAGGAATATATACCTTGTGAAAATTCAATGTCCCAGGAAGAAACATGACATATGTCACTAAATAAAcaattatatataaagaattgttttttgtacttttttaaattGAGTACAATCAACATAATAACTACTGAATTATTACTTCTAAAAGACATGTTGCCAAAAAATGTATGAGAGTAGCACATAGCACAAGAAAAGGGTAACTGGAATCCCAGTATCATGAGTCTGACATCATAAAGTGAATAAACTACACATAAAGTAGTTTATTCACTTTAAGGTAAAATGTGGTGATTTTATGTAACTACTACATTTAATTATATGgtgtttattcattaaaatatcttATCATAATCCCTAACCAAAGAACAATAAGAACAGGTAAAGCTTTCAAGCCAGTAGGAAAGGTAGAATTaaacttgaaacaaaaacaatcacTCAATtgctcaaaagaaagaaaagaacagatgggaaataaagaaaggaaggaagggaggaagggaggaagggagggagggagggagggagtgaatTACAATAATGGTAAACTTagattaaaatatctaaataataatGTTAACAGCAAACATTGTACATTTTAAAGGCAGAAGATGTCACATTCAACAAAACATTTTTCAGCAAAGAAAGTAATGGATTACTTCTCCACACAGCAACCTGATGAATCTTAAGGGCTAGGCACAGAAGATTCAACACTGTGGTTTAATATACATGAAGTTCTACACGAGgtaaaatgaatataaagtgATAAAACTCATAATTATGAGTGGTAAGGGGAGTTtttaactgaaaaagaaaaggcaacaaAGAAAAACTTGAGTTACTGGAAATATTTTACATCCTAAATTTGTTAATAGTtacttgaaaatattaatttatcaaaATGTGCCAAATCATATGAGGTCTGCATTTCActg
It includes:
- the LOC114082336 gene encoding olfactory receptor 4C11-like, translated to MWQNSNVTEFILLGLTQDPLRQKMVFFIFLIFYVGTVVGNTLVTVTIESSRTLESPMYYFLFNLYFANSCFSTSTAPKLIVDALSAKKVISYNECMTQIFALHLFGCMEIFVLILMAADCYVAICKPLHYPRIMGRQVCLILIVFAWIGSFMHSIAQIILALRLPFCGPNLIDNYCCELQPLFKIACMDTYLSNLLLVTNSGAICLVSLTILTISYIVILHSLRNHSAEGRKKALSTCTSHIIVVVLFFGPCIFIYTRPPTTFPMDKMVTVFYTIGTPFLNPLIYTLRNAEVKNAMRNLWQVKTTSEIRG